A window from uncultured Desulfobacter sp. encodes these proteins:
- the thyA gene encoding thymidylate synthase encodes MDAYSNIVKKVLDQGQVKENRTGVNTIAIAGAMFEHDMAQGFPLLTTKFVPFSLVAGELEFFIKGITDKNWLREKNNHIWDEWCSPAKVAYGHDDEIRKKMMEERELGPIYGFQWRHFGGGYQAWDKAPVPSGVDQLKNLVTTLKTNPDDRRMIVSAWNPMDLGQMALPPCHYGFQVTVINGRLNLLWNQRSVDTALGLPFNIASYGLLLTLLAQESGLKPGTLVGFLGDTHIYENHVQGLKEQLQREPFALPGIETTTFTSIFDWQYTDTVLTNYQHHPGIRFEIAV; translated from the coding sequence ATGGACGCCTATTCAAATATTGTCAAAAAAGTACTCGACCAGGGACAGGTCAAGGAAAACCGCACCGGAGTAAACACCATTGCCATTGCCGGAGCCATGTTTGAACATGATATGGCCCAGGGCTTTCCATTGCTCACCACAAAATTTGTACCCTTCTCCCTTGTGGCCGGCGAGCTGGAATTTTTCATTAAAGGCATCACGGATAAAAACTGGCTGCGGGAAAAGAATAATCATATATGGGATGAATGGTGCTCACCGGCCAAGGTGGCCTACGGGCATGATGATGAGATCCGAAAAAAAATGATGGAAGAGCGGGAACTTGGCCCCATTTACGGATTCCAGTGGCGGCATTTTGGTGGTGGATATCAGGCCTGGGACAAGGCCCCGGTTCCCTCCGGGGTGGATCAGCTCAAAAATCTGGTGACCACCCTGAAGACCAATCCCGATGACCGGCGTATGATCGTGTCGGCATGGAATCCAATGGATCTTGGGCAGATGGCCCTGCCCCCCTGTCACTACGGATTCCAGGTCACGGTAATCAACGGTCGGCTTAATCTGCTGTGGAACCAGAGATCCGTGGACACAGCACTTGGACTGCCCTTCAACATTGCAAGCTATGGGCTTCTTCTTACGCTATTGGCCCAGGAATCAGGATTGAAACCGGGAACCCTTGTGGGCTTTTTGGGTGACACACACATTTATGAAAACCATGTTCAGGGACTCAAAGAACAGCTGCAAAGGGAGCCTTTTGCCCTGCCCGGCATCGAAACCACCACGTTTACCTCTATCTTTGACTGGCAGTATACGGATACGGTTTTAACGAATTATCAACACCATCCGGGCATCCGGTTTGAAATTGCTGTTTGA
- a CDS encoding electron transfer flavoprotein subunit alpha/FixB family protein, whose product MTQIFAYVPFKNGVAEDVALEFPDAAKKIDAGASLTAVVTGSGADLDTVANALTKTYSEVIKINDAALAYPNAEVVRKALVNIIPADAIVLVAHDTFGMDLAPGLSIKLDSAYAADVVDFEGMDGGTLKIIRQELGGAVSTHVTCDASAGAVITIRPGAFAPTDAGASGSVVDKSGDAGDLSAKRTFLEVVEAEVGDVDITKADVLVSIGRGIEDEDNIEVAQNLADAMGAVLSCSRPIVDAKWLEKSRQVGTSGQTVKPKVYMAMGISGSFQHMGGIKGNPFIVAVNKNPKAPIFQVADVGIVENILEFMPELQEAIENL is encoded by the coding sequence ATGACACAGATTTTTGCATATGTTCCTTTTAAAAACGGGGTGGCCGAAGATGTGGCCCTGGAGTTCCCGGATGCTGCAAAAAAGATTGATGCCGGTGCCTCCCTTACTGCTGTGGTTACAGGTTCCGGGGCAGATCTGGACACCGTGGCCAATGCGCTTACTAAAACTTATTCAGAAGTCATTAAAATTAATGATGCGGCTCTGGCCTATCCCAACGCTGAAGTTGTGAGAAAGGCCCTGGTCAATATTATTCCGGCCGATGCAATTGTACTGGTCGCCCATGATACATTCGGCATGGATCTGGCCCCCGGCCTGTCCATTAAACTGGATTCCGCCTATGCGGCTGACGTAGTAGATTTTGAAGGCATGGACGGCGGAACCCTGAAAATTATCCGCCAGGAACTGGGCGGTGCGGTTTCCACCCACGTGACCTGCGATGCCTCTGCCGGTGCCGTCATCACCATTCGTCCGGGCGCATTTGCACCGACGGACGCCGGTGCATCCGGATCAGTGGTTGACAAATCAGGTGATGCGGGTGACCTTTCGGCCAAAAGAACCTTTCTGGAAGTGGTTGAAGCCGAAGTGGGGGATGTTGATATCACCAAAGCCGACGTTCTGGTTTCCATTGGACGCGGTATTGAAGATGAAGATAATATTGAAGTTGCCCAGAACCTGGCTGACGCCATGGGTGCCGTACTTTCCTGCTCACGGCCCATCGTTGACGCCAAATGGCTTGAAAAATCCCGCCAGGTCGGCACCTCCGGCCAGACCGTGAAGCCTAAAGTCTACATGGCCATGGGGATCTCCGGCTCCTTCCAGCACATGGGCGGTATCAAGGGTAATCCTTTCATTGTTGCCGTGAACAAAAATCCTAAGGCGCCTATTTTCCAGGTGGCTGATGTGGGAATCGTGGAAAATATCCTGGAATTTATGCCTGAACTTCAGGAGGCCATCGAAAATCTCTAA
- a CDS encoding electron transfer flavoprotein subunit beta/FixA family protein: MDILVCVKRVPDTAENEFELNSDGNDLDRDDLVYSVNEWDNYAVEEAIQIVDNLGGSITVVTVGDDEAEEVLRREMAMGANNGVLLCDDAFEGSDGKGIAAILKAEVEKGKYDLILTGAQADEGAGQVGGMLAAMLDYPYASLVNKIEPADGKIKVGREIEGGNQEMNEIELPCVLSIQTGINEPRYVGIRGIRKVASVEIPVKGAGDLGVDAGSVGEAGAKTKRVDYFVPDLGDGAEMLEGSTDEIIEKLIEKLKAKGGL, encoded by the coding sequence ATGGACATTTTGGTGTGCGTCAAACGCGTTCCGGATACTGCTGAGAACGAATTTGAACTCAATTCCGATGGCAATGACCTGGATCGTGATGATCTGGTCTATTCCGTGAATGAGTGGGATAACTATGCTGTTGAAGAGGCCATCCAGATTGTGGATAACCTGGGCGGCAGCATCACTGTTGTAACTGTAGGTGATGATGAGGCTGAAGAGGTTCTCAGGCGTGAAATGGCCATGGGTGCCAATAACGGCGTACTTCTCTGTGATGATGCCTTTGAGGGTTCTGACGGTAAAGGTATTGCCGCCATTCTCAAAGCTGAAGTTGAAAAGGGCAAATATGACCTGATTCTCACCGGCGCCCAGGCCGATGAAGGCGCGGGCCAGGTCGGCGGTATGCTGGCTGCCATGCTGGATTATCCCTATGCGTCCCTGGTGAACAAGATTGAACCCGCCGACGGTAAAATCAAAGTGGGCCGGGAAATTGAAGGCGGCAACCAGGAGATGAACGAAATTGAGCTGCCTTGCGTGCTTTCCATCCAGACCGGTATCAATGAACCCCGTTATGTGGGTATCCGCGGCATCCGTAAAGTGGCCAGTGTTGAGATCCCCGTAAAGGGTGCCGGTGACCTTGGTGTGGATGCCGGCAGTGTAGGCGAGGCCGGTGCAAAGACCAAACGCGTGGATTATTTTGTTCCTGATCTGGGCGATGGCGCTGAAATGCTTGAAGGCTCCACCGATGAGATTATTGAAAAATTGATTGAGAAGCTGAAAGCCAAAGGAGGTCTTTGA
- a CDS encoding (Fe-S)-binding protein — MSMIVAPANYMLFGFFPTVIFSFLLPVIGVGLFTYIIARRIAPLVRANPDYRLNNIPERIKNLIVVWLGQIRQPRYMQAGVLHIVIFAGFLILSIRSTSLVIEGLFDGFVFPGLGGGLGTAYNFLKDYAATAVLVACIIAAWRRGIKKPARYAVPEKYGHDHTAEAVFVLGIISTLMISESLFEASAAAYNYQSAGEAHFPALFSLAWIFSKTLQMASLETLQGLHIIMYYVHDFTFFFFLCFLPLGKHFHVITSIFNVFFMRVKTGNIKPVKYGVSDAELDSLDSFGVKHLEDFTWKHMLDFYSCADCGRCSDQCPANAAGRPLSPRFITIKARDLIFKNYPIKSGVIYKSDKLLVEDIYTEDEIWSCTTCGACEQECPLGIEYIDKMVDLRRGMVDKGMVPQSLQKPLKALEKRGNPYGKMEKKRADWANEKTFAETHKVKDLGTETAETLYFVDSITSYDDNIQEIARRTAIILEKAGVDFGVLGKEEKDSGNEVIRFGEEMLYQELKAHNTEAILESGVKQIVTADPHALNALKKDYTGLPPVKHISEIVAEKIESGALVMKPCKDRDKVYVYHDPCYLGRHNSIYESPRQALDAIDGLTRVELEKSRDRSFCCGGGGLMLFYEPEEETRMGVLRVNMAAEAGANVIVTACPFCLVNIQDAIKVAGKEGEMEAIDFTQLIEEHLA; from the coding sequence ATGTCTATGATCGTTGCGCCGGCAAACTACATGTTGTTCGGTTTCTTTCCAACAGTGATTTTTTCCTTTCTTCTGCCGGTGATTGGTGTCGGGCTCTTTACCTACATCATTGCCCGGAGAATCGCCCCTCTGGTCCGGGCCAATCCGGACTATCGCCTTAACAATATCCCGGAGCGGATTAAAAATCTGATCGTTGTCTGGTTGGGCCAGATTCGCCAGCCCAGATATATGCAGGCAGGTGTCCTGCATATCGTTATCTTTGCTGGTTTTTTAATTCTTTCCATCCGCTCCACAAGCCTTGTGATCGAAGGGTTGTTTGACGGCTTTGTGTTCCCCGGGTTGGGCGGCGGCCTTGGTACGGCTTACAATTTCTTGAAAGATTACGCCGCCACAGCCGTTCTTGTGGCCTGTATCATTGCGGCCTGGCGCCGGGGAATTAAAAAACCCGCCCGCTATGCCGTGCCCGAAAAATATGGCCATGACCACACGGCCGAAGCCGTTTTTGTTCTGGGCATTATCTCCACCCTGATGATTTCGGAAAGTCTTTTTGAGGCGTCTGCTGCCGCCTATAACTATCAGTCCGCCGGTGAAGCCCACTTCCCCGCGCTGTTTTCCCTGGCCTGGATCTTTTCAAAGACGCTTCAAATGGCCTCCCTGGAAACCCTCCAGGGTCTGCACATCATCATGTATTATGTGCATGATTTTACCTTTTTCTTTTTTCTGTGCTTTTTGCCCCTGGGAAAACATTTCCACGTCATCACCTCTATTTTCAATGTCTTTTTCATGCGGGTGAAAACAGGCAATATCAAGCCGGTGAAATACGGTGTTTCCGATGCGGAACTGGACAGTCTTGACTCTTTTGGTGTTAAGCATCTTGAGGATTTTACCTGGAAGCATATGCTTGATTTTTATTCTTGTGCAGATTGCGGCCGCTGTTCCGATCAGTGTCCGGCCAATGCTGCCGGGCGGCCTTTGTCTCCTCGGTTTATCACCATCAAGGCCCGGGATCTGATTTTCAAGAATTATCCCATCAAGTCCGGTGTGATCTATAAATCAGACAAGCTTTTGGTGGAGGATATTTATACGGAAGATGAAATCTGGTCCTGTACCACCTGCGGTGCCTGTGAACAGGAGTGTCCCCTGGGGATTGAATATATCGATAAGATGGTTGACCTGCGCCGCGGTATGGTAGATAAGGGCATGGTGCCCCAGTCCCTGCAAAAGCCCCTTAAAGCCCTTGAAAAACGCGGTAATCCCTATGGCAAAATGGAGAAAAAACGCGCGGACTGGGCCAATGAAAAAACCTTTGCCGAAACCCACAAGGTCAAGGACCTGGGCACTGAGACTGCAGAGACCCTGTACTTTGTGGACAGTATTACTTCCTATGACGACAATATCCAGGAAATTGCCCGCAGGACCGCCATCATTCTCGAAAAGGCCGGTGTGGATTTCGGTGTCCTGGGCAAAGAGGAGAAAGACAGTGGTAACGAGGTGATCCGGTTTGGTGAAGAGATGCTTTACCAGGAGCTCAAAGCCCATAATACCGAAGCCATTCTTGAATCCGGTGTCAAACAGATTGTTACGGCCGACCCCCATGCCCTGAATGCGTTGAAAAAAGACTATACAGGTCTGCCCCCTGTCAAACATATCAGTGAAATTGTGGCTGAAAAAATTGAATCGGGTGCGCTGGTTATGAAACCGTGCAAAGACCGGGATAAAGTGTACGTATATCATGATCCCTGCTATCTGGGGCGTCACAACAGTATCTATGAATCCCCGAGGCAGGCCTTGGATGCCATTGACGGCCTGACCCGTGTGGAGCTGGAAAAAAGCCGTGACCGGTCCTTCTGCTGCGGCGGCGGAGGCCTGATGCTGTTTTATGAACCCGAAGAAGAGACCCGCATGGGGGTTCTAAGGGTAAATATGGCAGCCGAAGCCGGTGCCAATGTGATCGTTACAGCCTGTCCGTTCTGTCTGGTAAATATCCAGGATGCCATTAAAGTGGCCGGAAAAGAAGGCGAGATGGAAGCCATTGATTTTACGCAGCTCATTGAGGAACATTTAGCATAA
- a CDS encoding TetR/AcrR family transcriptional regulator produces the protein MQKSKSEKYHKILNSAGAVFAEHGFYKATISQIAAKAGVADGTLYLYFKNKDDILYQYLSFKTDVVFEKMNTAVAKGTDAESKLKNLIRCHLDEFQSDKSMAVIFQSEVRYLRDIESQVKNISKMYFDLLSDIIEQGQIEGSMRQDLFVGLVKRFILGAVEGVISTWVNAQGRYDLGTMADPLVDLFLTGVREG, from the coding sequence TTGCAGAAAAGTAAGTCCGAGAAATATCATAAAATTTTAAACAGTGCCGGTGCAGTATTTGCAGAACATGGGTTTTACAAAGCCACCATTTCACAGATTGCCGCCAAAGCCGGGGTAGCGGACGGTACGTTATATCTTTATTTCAAGAACAAGGACGATATCCTGTATCAGTACCTGAGTTTTAAAACAGATGTGGTGTTCGAAAAAATGAATACTGCCGTGGCAAAAGGTACAGATGCCGAAAGCAAGTTGAAAAATCTGATTCGCTGTCATCTTGACGAGTTTCAAAGTGACAAAAGCATGGCTGTTATTTTTCAATCCGAGGTGAGGTATTTAAGGGATATTGAGTCCCAGGTTAAAAATATCTCAAAGATGTACTTTGATCTGTTGTCGGATATCATAGAGCAGGGTCAGATTGAGGGGAGCATGCGCCAGGATCTTTTTGTCGGGCTTGTGAAACGGTTTATCCTCGGGGCTGTGGAGGGGGTTATTTCCACCTGGGTCAATGCCCAGGGACGCTATGACCTTGGTACCATGGCCGATCCCTTGGTGGATCTTTTTCTGACGGGTGTCCGGGAGGGTTGA
- a CDS encoding class II fructose-bisphosphate aldolase, whose amino-acid sequence MTHPQSEEYRKLLDYGRPPNVKKCFPNSKALIVSGKYIDRAMLTKGSCMTIAANGRNAFVIKGTLAAAQRANAAVIIEIARSEGGTGAYCATSLWNIARQTDAYMNEMGITVPVAIHADHFGIKKPEDIAPAKTEIQSLFDTGITSIAIDASHMPDDQNLLANIELNPYVPDWAGLETEVGEIKGEQGLSTPEEALFLIQGLNAHSIFPDWIALNNGTTHGIEQNDAGINVELTTQIHDSLAPYGISGAQHGTSGNNSERLRQIAKHTKTTKANVATALQMISWGVKVNDFGNAIMDASGNFIKEPGKGVSQATWEKMCTVAAANDWKKGNFKKLNNPFENILTAQNAPVRERMVKGVEEFVFTLLTDVFNATDTADLIKKHILETQSHTPGFKAKKIEQKENWTREKIIEKAAKINSDKGPEGDFDD is encoded by the coding sequence ATGACCCATCCACAATCCGAAGAATACCGCAAACTGCTTGATTACGGCAGACCCCCCAATGTGAAAAAGTGCTTCCCCAACTCAAAGGCGCTCATTGTCAGCGGCAAATATATTGACCGCGCCATGCTGACCAAAGGCAGCTGCATGACCATTGCCGCCAACGGCAGGAATGCCTTTGTTATCAAAGGGACCCTTGCCGCGGCCCAGCGTGCCAATGCGGCCGTTATCATTGAAATTGCCCGGTCCGAGGGCGGTACCGGCGCCTATTGCGCCACAAGCCTTTGGAACATTGCACGACAGACCGATGCCTATATGAATGAAATGGGAATCACCGTTCCCGTGGCCATCCATGCAGACCATTTCGGCATAAAAAAGCCCGAAGACATTGCACCTGCTAAAACCGAAATCCAATCCTTATTTGACACCGGCATTACCTCCATAGCCATTGACGCATCCCACATGCCCGACGACCAAAATCTTTTGGCCAACATTGAGTTAAATCCCTATGTGCCTGACTGGGCAGGTCTTGAAACCGAAGTGGGAGAGATAAAAGGAGAACAAGGCCTTTCAACCCCTGAAGAAGCGCTGTTTCTAATTCAGGGGCTCAATGCCCACAGTATTTTTCCGGACTGGATCGCCCTGAACAACGGCACCACCCACGGCATTGAACAAAACGATGCGGGCATCAATGTCGAGCTGACGACACAAATCCATGACAGCCTGGCCCCGTACGGAATCTCCGGTGCCCAGCACGGGACATCGGGGAACAATTCGGAGCGACTGCGCCAGATTGCCAAGCACACCAAAACCACAAAAGCCAATGTTGCCACGGCCCTGCAGATGATCTCCTGGGGGGTGAAGGTCAATGATTTCGGCAACGCCATCATGGATGCATCGGGCAATTTCATTAAAGAACCCGGCAAAGGGGTTTCCCAGGCCACATGGGAAAAGATGTGTACGGTTGCCGCAGCCAATGACTGGAAAAAAGGAAACTTTAAAAAACTGAACAATCCCTTTGAAAATATTCTGACGGCCCAGAATGCGCCTGTTCGGGAACGAATGGTCAAAGGCGTTGAAGAATTTGTGTTTACCTTGCTCACCGATGTGTTCAATGCAACGGATACCGCAGACCTGATCAAAAAACACATTTTAGAAACCCAGTCCCATACCCCCGGTTTCAAAGCGAAAAAAATTGAACAAAAAGAGAATTGGACCCGGGAAAAAATTATTGAGAAGGCCGCCAAGATTAACTCAGATAAAGGCCCTGAAGGAGATTTTGATGATTAA
- a CDS encoding DVU0524 family FlgM-associated protein: MQIPSYQIQNVLKVYSRQFSQGKLLGKNKFSDANKVSADSVSISSEGKRQAVIDKVASNIVDKIITEGPNEKDEARITEQIEKELGKKIDFTKGRNQFTYTSVDENNNKVVQTLSVEDSKFIVERMTELARQVADFNMESQEGV; encoded by the coding sequence ATGCAGATACCTTCATACCAAATACAAAATGTCTTGAAAGTTTATTCAAGGCAATTTAGCCAGGGCAAACTGCTGGGGAAAAATAAATTCAGCGATGCCAACAAGGTTTCTGCAGACAGTGTCAGTATCTCATCGGAAGGCAAACGTCAGGCCGTTATAGATAAGGTTGCCAGCAACATTGTAGATAAAATTATCACCGAAGGCCCCAATGAAAAAGATGAGGCCCGGATCACCGAACAGATTGAAAAAGAGCTGGGGAAAAAAATTGATTTTACCAAAGGAAGAAATCAATTCACCTACACCTCGGTCGATGAAAATAATAATAAGGTTGTCCAGACCTTGTCCGTGGAGGATTCCAAATTTATTGTAGAACGGATGACGGAACTGGCACGCCAGGTGGCTGATTTCAATATGGAATCCCAGGAGGGTGTTTAA
- the flgM gene encoding flagellar biosynthesis anti-sigma factor FlgM, whose protein sequence is MKINNNLTQQYINQSYAANNANANANTTANTSADQGTQTQERLADSINLSSTTKDLQRIATESAKESEARVQMVADLKEQVQTGQYTVNAEKVAEKIVGSILNEVG, encoded by the coding sequence ATGAAAATTAATAACAATCTCACACAGCAGTATATCAATCAAAGTTACGCTGCAAATAATGCCAATGCCAATGCCAACACCACCGCCAACACCTCGGCGGACCAGGGAACGCAAACCCAGGAGCGCCTTGCGGACAGCATTAACTTATCCTCCACCACCAAGGACCTTCAAAGAATTGCCACAGAGTCTGCCAAAGAGTCCGAAGCGAGAGTCCAGATGGTTGCAGACCTCAAAGAACAGGTTCAGACAGGTCAGTACACAGTGAATGCAGAGAAGGTCGCAGAAAAAATAGTCGGATCTATTTTGAACGAAGTGGGCTAA
- the mazG gene encoding nucleoside triphosphate pyrophosphohydrolase — METIVPLLEIIRRLRGENGCAWDRKQTPATMWKCLAEELYELEEAIVKDDEDNIVEELGDVLFQILFIMEIYADPGRFPFDRVVNTVAEKMIRRHPHVYADSQIASEDALNKQWEAIKAKEKSGSGAPERPSALDNVPGGMPSLLRALKVSKSAVKAGFEWENLGQVLDTAVSEIHEFEAALSENKDDAIVEFGDILFSLVNVARFAGFHPETALYRSTSKFEERFRTMEAAIEEKGLDLKQMPAEEKETHWQAAKEVCRQKKLDV, encoded by the coding sequence GTGGAAACAATAGTTCCCCTGCTTGAGATTATTCGAAGGCTTCGGGGAGAGAACGGATGTGCCTGGGACAGAAAGCAGACCCCCGCCACCATGTGGAAGTGTCTGGCCGAAGAGCTATATGAACTGGAAGAAGCCATTGTCAAAGATGATGAAGACAATATTGTAGAAGAACTTGGTGATGTTCTTTTTCAGATTCTTTTTATCATGGAAATTTATGCCGACCCGGGCCGGTTTCCCTTTGACCGGGTGGTAAATACCGTGGCTGAGAAAATGATTCGTCGCCATCCCCATGTTTATGCAGACAGTCAGATTGCATCCGAAGATGCGTTGAATAAGCAATGGGAGGCAATTAAGGCCAAAGAAAAATCCGGTTCAGGTGCACCGGAAAGACCATCAGCCCTTGATAATGTGCCTGGCGGTATGCCAAGTCTGCTGAGGGCGTTAAAAGTTTCAAAATCTGCAGTTAAAGCCGGATTTGAGTGGGAAAATCTGGGCCAGGTTCTGGATACGGCTGTTTCAGAAATACATGAATTTGAGGCGGCGCTCTCCGAGAACAAGGATGATGCCATCGTTGAATTTGGAGATATCCTTTTTTCCCTTGTGAATGTGGCAAGATTTGCCGGGTTTCATCCGGAAACGGCACTTTACCGCTCCACATCAAAATTTGAGGAACGATTCAGAACCATGGAAGCGGCCATTGAAGAAAAAGGCCTTGATTTAAAGCAGATGCCTGCCGAAGAAAAAGAGACGCACTGGCAGGCAGCCAAAGAGGTTTGCAGGCAAAAAAAGCTTGACGTTTAA
- a CDS encoding CvpA family protein — MNFFDLCVLIIVGFCLIRGGFKGLVREISGIVGVVAGFYGANTYYPQFIPYVESWIPSPQIQKLVCFFLLFCLILIAVGLVAALIHKLLNIVFLGWVNRTFGVIFGAAKGILITTVLFIIITSFTPNGSNHMAASRTAPYLARVADALTLFISQNIKMDFSKELEGLKQTWKQ, encoded by the coding sequence ATGAATTTTTTTGACCTTTGCGTATTGATCATTGTGGGGTTTTGCCTTATTCGGGGGGGCTTTAAAGGCCTGGTGCGGGAGATATCCGGCATCGTGGGCGTTGTGGCTGGTTTCTATGGGGCCAATACCTATTACCCCCAGTTTATTCCCTATGTTGAGTCATGGATTCCATCGCCACAGATTCAAAAACTGGTCTGTTTTTTTCTGTTGTTTTGTCTGATTCTGATTGCTGTTGGACTTGTGGCCGCCTTGATCCATAAATTATTGAATATAGTATTTTTGGGCTGGGTGAACAGAACATTTGGTGTCATTTTCGGGGCGGCCAAAGGCATCCTTATCACAACGGTCCTTTTTATAATCATCACAAGTTTTACCCCCAACGGCAGTAATCATATGGCTGCGTCCCGCACGGCACCCTACCTTGCCCGGGTTGCCGATGCCCTGACCCTGTTTATTTCCCAAAACATCAAAATGGATTTTAGTAAAGAGCTGGAAGGATTAAAACAAACGTGGAAACAATAG
- a CDS encoding PhoH family protein — protein sequence MKNLEFQNITLAQKLFGAHNTNLEKIARAFDVKINSRGGEISVDGTEKQTDKVVDLINQLYELLEEKIRLTPAVVDAAINAIRQGRSTPLKKIFTTTIVVTAKNKPITPRTPTQLVYTEAIKNNDILFGIGPAGTGKTYLAMAMAVAAFTKGDVKKIILTRPAVEAGEALGFLPGDLAEKINPYLRPLYDALYDMLDFEKARAYIEQETIEIAPIAFMRGRTLNDAFIILDEAQNTTSQQMKMFLTRIGYGSKAIVTGDITQTDLPGGKKSGLVEARKLLARIRGISFIEFSKEDVVRHRLVSDIINAYEKSK from the coding sequence ATGAAAAATCTTGAGTTTCAGAATATTACCCTTGCCCAAAAACTCTTTGGGGCACACAATACCAACCTGGAAAAAATCGCCCGGGCCTTTGATGTTAAAATAAACTCAAGGGGCGGGGAAATTTCAGTCGATGGTACGGAAAAACAAACAGACAAAGTCGTTGACCTGATCAACCAGCTTTATGAACTTTTAGAAGAAAAAATAAGGCTGACACCCGCGGTGGTTGATGCCGCCATTAATGCGATCAGACAGGGCCGCTCCACCCCTTTAAAAAAAATTTTTACCACCACAATCGTGGTAACGGCCAAAAACAAACCCATCACCCCCCGGACCCCAACCCAGTTGGTATACACCGAGGCCATAAAAAACAATGACATCCTTTTTGGTATCGGCCCGGCCGGAACCGGCAAAACATACCTGGCAATGGCCATGGCCGTTGCAGCGTTTACAAAGGGGGATGTAAAAAAAATTATTCTCACCCGTCCTGCGGTGGAAGCCGGCGAAGCACTGGGGTTTCTTCCCGGCGATCTGGCTGAAAAAATCAATCCATATTTGCGGCCACTGTACGATGCCCTTTATGATATGCTTGATTTTGAAAAAGCCAGAGCATATATTGAGCAGGAAACCATTGAGATCGCACCCATTGCATTTATGAGGGGCAGAACCCTGAATGATGCGTTTATCATTCTGGACGAAGCCCAAAACACCACCTCCCAGCAGATGAAAATGTTTTTGACCCGGATTGGATACGGATCAAAGGCCATTGTCACAGGTGATATCACCCAGACAGACCTGCCGGGCGGAAAAAAATCGGGTCTGGTGGAAGCCAGGAAACTGCTTGCCCGAATACGGGGAATCTCATTCATAGAATTTTCAAAGGAAGATGTTGTCAGACACCGGCTGGTGTCCGATATTATCAACGCTTATGAGAAAAGCAAATAA